Part of the Sandaracinaceae bacterium genome, GCGGGAGACCTTGGCGCAGAGCAGTGTGGCGCCGACCTGTGGCGCGTCTGCGAAGAGCTCGTCCACCCAGGGATCGGCGTCCCGCATGAGAGCGTCCTTCGGCGCCAGCAGCTCGTCGGCCACCTGCTCCGGCACGGCGAGGCCCGCATGCGGCACCTCCACCACGACCGGGCCGGGGTCACCCTGGGGCCGCACCAGCTCGAAGAAGGACATCCGGCGAGGTGTATCGCGGAACGGTCGTCACGGAAAGCGGGCGCACCCTGACGCATGGTGGACCGCACTGACCCTCACACGCCCCCGGTGCCTGCGCGCCCCCTGCCGCCGGCTGCAGCGCCTGCGCTGGACACCGGCCGCCCCCGGGTAGGGAATAGACCGGCACGTGGGGCGTACAACGGTTCGTTCCGGCTCGGCGGGTGAGGTGCACTGTAGTCAGGCGCCGCGCACTCCGGTATGGTGTCCCCACGCGCACTCACATCCATGTGCGGAAGAGGAGTCTCGAATGGTCTTCGGAAGGGTTATGAACTTCGTCAAGGACGGCATCCAGGAGATGCTGATCCAGCGTCCGGACGACAAGAAGAACCTGATCGTCTACAAGCACCCCGAGAACACGATCCCGACGGGGGCGCAGCTCACGGTGGACGCCGACGAAGCGGCCGTGTTCTTCCGCGACGGTGGGCTCGTGGGCGCGCTGCGGACGGCGGGCGTGGGCCAGCGCCACACCCTGACCTCGCAGAACATCCCCATCCTCGGCCGCCTGGTCGACAGCGTCACGGGCGGGAACATCTTCGTGACGGACCTCTACTTCGTCACCATGCGTCCCATCTACGGGCAGCGCTTCGGCGGCGCGCTCGGCTACATCGAGGATCCGATGCTGGGCGAGATGGTGTCGCCGCGCATCTTCGGCGAGTACGCGTTCCGCATCTTCGACCCCGAGCGCTTCATCGTGAACTACGTGGGCCTGCAGCAGACCGGCACCAACGAAGAGGTCGCGCGCTGGCTCACGGGCAAGTTCATGAACTCGGTCACCACCGTGCTCGGCGAGGTGATGGAGGCGGAGCAGAAGAGCATCCTGCAGCTCATGCGTCTCCAGCAGCAGCTGGCGCAGACCTTCCTGCAGCGCTGCCCGGACCTCAACGACATCGGTGTGCAGATCACCGACGTGGGCGAGTTCCGGGTCAACCTCGATGAAGAGGAGGAGGCGCAGCTCAAGGCCGCGCAGGCGGAGATCGGCTCGGCCAAGCGCGCGGCGCGGGCAGCGCAGATCGGCATCAGCACGGCCCAGGCGCAGGCCGCGCAGAAGCAGTTCGAGCTGGACCAGCAGTTCCAGCAGGACGCGCGCTACGTTCAGGGCCTGGCGGGCGGCAACTTCGGCGCCTACGCGGCCGGCAAGGCCATGATGGGCGCAGGCGAGGGCATGGCCAAGGGCGGCGGCGAAGGCGGCGGCGGTGGCGGCATGATGGCCGGCGCTGGCCTCGGCGCGGGCTTCGGCATGGCGAACATGATGATGGGCTCCATGCAGCCCGGTCAGCAGATGCCCCAGCAGCAGCCTCCCCCGGCTGCGGCGGCGGCCCCGGCAGCGGCTGGCGGGACGGTGCAGTGCCCGGGCTGCTCCGCGAACGTTCCTCCTGGCAAGTTCTGCGCCGAGTGCGGCACCAACCTGAGCCCCGCGCCGCGCTTCTGTCCGTCGTGCGGCACACAGGGCGCGGCCGGCGCGAAGTTCTGCGCGAACTGCGGCACGGGCTTCCCCGCTTGACGCGGGGTCACTCCCGCACAGCCCCGCACGGCGAAGTGGCGCTCGATACGACGCGCCGCTTCGCCGTTGCGCGTTTGCGCGCAGCGTGGTTGCGCGCGGGTCGACCACGGATGGTAAGCTGACGCGATGCGAATGTGTCCCGCATGCGCCTCGCGCTTCTCGCAGGAGGTGAGGTTCTGCCCGACGGACGGGCAGCCGACCCAGCCGCTGCCCGAGGAGCCGACGACCGCCACGGACCCGCTCTTGGGCACCGTGGTCGACGGGCGCTACCGCGTGGACCGCGTCCTCGGTGAGGGCGGCATGGGCGTGGTCTACGCCGCCATGCACGTGACGCTGGGCAAGCGCGTGGCGCTGAAGGTGCTGCGCGGCGAGATGGCACGCGACGACGAGGTCGTGCAGCGCTTCGTGCAGGAGGCGCAGGCGTCGTCATCCATCGGGCACGCGAACATCATCGACATCACCGACTTCGGTCGCCTGCCCGACGGAACGTCCTACTTCGTCATGGAGTACCTCGAGGGGCAGTCCCTGACGCAGCTCATCGAACAGGGCGGGTCGATGAACGGCGACGAGGCCCTAGGGATCATCGAGCAAGTGGCCTCGGCGTTGAGCGCCGCTCACGGCCGCGGCATCGTCCACCGCGACCTCAAGCCGGACAACATCTTCCTCATCCGACGCGGGCAGCAGAACCACTTCGTCAAAGTGCTCGACTTCGGCATCGCGAAGGTCGGGGGGGCGAACAGCAAGCTCACCAAGACCGGCATGGTGTTCGGCACGCCACACTACATGTCGCCCGAGCAGGCCGCCGGTCAGACCATCGACGCGCGCACCGACATCTACGCGCTCGGCATCATCATGTACGAGATGTTCACGGGGACGCTGCCGTTCGACGGCGACACGTTCATGGGCATCCTCAGCAAGCACATGTTCGAGGCCCCCGTGCCGCCGCGTGAGAGGGTCGCAGCCGCGCAGCTGCCAGCCGAGCCCATCATCCTGCGGTGCTTGGCCAAGCGTCCCGAGGAACGCTACCCCAGCATGGACGCGCTGATCGGGGACCTGCGCGCGGTGGACTCCATCGCCCCCGTCTCCATCGGCCGCTCCGCCAGCCAAGCGCCCCCCCCCCGAAACGTGGCGGGCAAGCTGGCGACGCCCTCGTTGCGCCGACCGACCTCCGGCTCCCACGGCGGCGGTCGCGGAAAGTGGGTAGTGCTCGGAGTCGTCATGGTGCTCTTGCTGCTGGGGGGCATCGGCGGCGCGGCCATGGCGTTGATGCAACCGCGAGGGGCGGACCCACAGACCGCAAACGCCGACGTGCCGCGCGTCGTGAGCGAAGTGACGCCCCTCCCCGCACAAGGTGGTGCGAGCGGTTCGCCCGCAGCGCAACCAGCCGCCCCGGAGCTCCCCGCCGCCGGCACCGTCCCAGGACCCCCGTCGGACGAGGTGGTCATCGAAGCCCCACGCGCTCTGATCCGAATCACGACCGACCCACCAGGCGCCATGGTCGAGCACGATGGCGCCCTCATCGGCAACACCCCGCTCGAGCTCCCGCGGCCGACCGACGATGCATCGACGGCGCTCAACGTCACGCTGGACGGGTACGAGCCCGCGCGTGTGGCGATCTCGGCGCACTCGCCAGAGTCCATCGAGGTGCGCTTGCAGGAAGAGTCGCGCTCGCGTCGCGGCCACTCGCGCCCCGATGGCACCCGGGTCGCCTCGGACACCCCGCCCTCCGTTCCTCCGCCGGCAGCGAACACGCCGCAACCGCCACCTACCATGGCGCAGCCTCGCGTGACTGACGTGGTGGACCCGTGGGCACACTGAGCCGCGGCTCACGCTCTCGTCATCTCACCCCTACTCGGATGCTCCTGATGGTCCACCCTCCCGTCTCGTTGGTCGCGCGCGCTGCTTTGATCATGTGGCTCCTGTCCGCAGTGGCAGGCTGCGGAGGAGGCGGAGGGAGCAGCGGGCCCACCACGGGCCGCGCCGCCCGCTACGTCGTGGTGGAGGGGCCCGGGGCCACCGAGTACGGCACCACGGCGGAGGAACAGCCGCCGCTGGACGACGACGCGGGCCAGCTCGCACAGACGACCATCGAGGTGGGTGCCGCGCAGGGCGCACCGCTCACGTTGGACGGGCGCCTCTCCGAGCTCGCGGCGCGCGTGGGACGTGAGGTCGTGGAGCAAGGTGCGGCGCCAAGCGCCGAGGTCGTCCAGTTCTTCGCGCGTCACCTGGGCATCGCCGAGCCGGTGCCCTCGGTGTCCCACGCCGCCTACGCGGACCTGGAGGGGGCGCGGCTGGGGCTCCAGGAGCAGCTGCCTGCGCTGCTCATCCCGGGCCGCTTCACGCACCTGGGGGTCGCCACCGTCCCACACGGCGACGAGCGCATCGCCGTGGTGGTCCTCACGCGCCGCGGAGTGGATCTGACGCCCGTCCAACGCGTGCGCAGCGCCGGGCCGCTCGTCTTGTCGGGGAACCTGCTGGGCGACCTCCGCAACCCCGAGGTCGTAGTGGTGCACCCCGACGGGCACACGCAGCGCTCGCCTGCGGGGTCCGGGCCGCGCTTCCAGGTGCGGCTGCTGCTCGCGGAGTCCGGCACCTATGCGGTGGAGCTGCTCGCGCGCGGGAGCGCAGGCATCACGGTGGTGGCAAACTTCCAGCTGTACGTGGACGAACCGGCGCCGACCCGCCTCGCGGTGTCAGCGGCGGACACGCCAGGGGTCTCCACGGCCGACGACGTACGAGAGGCGCTCATCGCGCGCATCGCCGAGGAGCGCCGACGCGCGGGCGCCCCCGAGCTCACGCTGCACCCAGGTCTGAGCGAGGTAGCCGAAGCGCACTGCCGTGACATGGTGGCCGCGGACTTCGTGGGGCACGACTCGCCCACCACGGGCACCCCAGCGATGCGCCTCACGGCTGCGGGCTTCGCCAGCGGGCTGATGCTGGAGAACGTGGCGCGTGGGTACAGCGCCGACGAGCTGCACCGTGGCTTGATGGACAGCCCGGGGCACCGCGCGAACATCCTCGAGCCGCGTGTGACCCACCTGGGCATCGCCGTGGTGGCCGTCCCCGATGGCGACCGGACCGCGTTCCTGGCGACCCAGGTCTTCACGCAGATGACCGCTCGGATCGACACGGCAGCGGCGCCGGCCGCGCTGCTCGCCGCCATCAACGAGGGGCGCAGAGCGCGCCGCACGGGGCCCGTGGCCTCCGACGAGCTGCTCGCGCAAGCGGCGCAAGAAGCGGCCGAGGCGTACTTCGCGGACCCCAGCCTCAGTGAGCAAGACGTGACGGACCGCGCTAGCGCGGCCCTCCGCCGCTACGCCATCGCGTACCGTCGCGTCGGAGCCTTGATGACGGTGGTCACGCGCATCGAGGACGCCGGGCGCCTGGAGCCCACCTTCGACCCCGACGTGACGACGCTGGGCATCGGCGTGGCGCAAGGAGACCGACCTGGGCAGGCGCCCAACTCCATCGCGGTGGTGATGGTGCTCGGGTGGCCCCGCTGATGCGTGTGGTCACGGCCCTGACCGGGGTGTACCAGGCAGACGGGTCGCTGCGTGGCGAGCTGACGTACGCCCTGGGCAAGCTCATGGGCACGGCGCACTGCGCGCTGTGCGACATCACGCACGCCGGGGTGCGCGAGAAGCGGGGGTTCGCCGCCTGCCGGGAGGCGCTGCCCGTGCCGCTGCGCAACGTACACCTGGACGAGCGCGTCCCCGAGCTCCTGCAGTTCACGGAGGGCCGGACGCCTTGTGTCGTCGCCCATACGAGCCAGGGCCTGGTGCTGCTGTTGGACGCGGGGGCCCTCGACGGATGCCGGGGCAGCGTCACGCGGTTCCGCGAGGAGCTGGAGCGCGCCATGGACGAGCTGGGCCTCTCGTTCGCGTAGACGCGTTGGTCGCGAGCCGACGGCCACGCACGCAAGGGCTGCGCGCGGCCCACCGACGGCGCAGGACCTGCGCCTGATACGGCCCGAGGTCACCCAGAACGCGCAAATGCTGCGCTGACGGGGCCTTCGAGGGTGTTGGTCCGGCGGTTGCAAAGGGCCCGCTCGTGCCCCCCTACCCCCCGAGGACGCGCTGAGCATGGGCCCTATGCTCGCGTCGATCACCGCAGGCCTCGTCGCCGGCGTCAGCAGCGTGCCGCACTGCATGGGCATGTGCGGGCCGCTGGTGGCCGGGGTGTGCTCGGGGCCGCGTGACGGCGCTGCCTATCAGGTGGGTCGCACGGTGTCGTACAGCGTGCTGGGTGCGGTCGCGGGCGGCGTGCTGCAGCTGGGCACGCTGCCGCTCTCGCGCACGATGGCCTCCACGCTGACGAGCGTAGTGTTGGCCGCAGGGCTCCTGTGGGCGGCCTTCTCCCTCGTTCGCAGCGGCGCTCGAGCGCGGACGACGTCCAAGACACACGAGGGCGCGCAGCGCCCCCGTGACGTGGAGCTGGTCCCGCTGCGGGCGTCACGGAGCGCTCCGGCTCGGACCGCGTCCGCCACCGGACGCTGGGCAAAGGCCGTTCGCCCATGGCTGGGCTCGCCCCTGCTCGTTGGAGCGCTCAGCGCGCTGTTGCCCTGCGGGGCGCTCCTGACGCTGGCCTTGCTGGCGGCTGGCGCCGGCTCCGCGTGGGGTGGCGCCTTGACGGGCGCGGCCTTCGCCACGGCGACGGGCGCTGGGCTGGCCACGAGCGTGTGGGCGAGCGCGCTGCTCCGCCAATCCCGCGCCGGCGCACGGGTCGTCGCCGCCGTCTTGGTGCTCGGAGCAGCCATCGTGAGCGTGCGGGCGTTTCCGCAGCTGCTGGGTGGCGCGAACGAGGGAGCCGCCTGCCACTCCGACACGGGCGCGGTCCGTGCGGCCCCCGTCGCGAGGCGCCCATGATCGGCATGGTGGCACCCGTCTCCTGCGCACACTGCGGCCTCCCCGTGGAGGAAGAGGGCGCGCGCTTCTGCTGTCAGGGCTGCGAGGCCGTCTACGACCTGCTGAAGGCCGAGGGGCTCACGCGCTACTACGACCTGCGCCGTGGACCGGGACAGGCGCGTCGGGAGCAGGAGGCGTTCGCGGCGGGCGTCTGGCTCGAGCAGCTCGAGGGCGCGCTGGAGGCTGCGGAGCGCGAGGGACCCTCGGGGACGCTGCGCGCGACCATCGACGTCGATGGCGTGCACTGCGGCGCGTGCGTGTGGCTGATTGAGAAGACCTTCACGCGCCAGGCGCAGAACGCCGGGACCCCCTCACGCATCGAGCTCAACCCCGCGCTCGGCAGGGCCTCGCTGCAGCTCTCGCCGGGCTTCCCGCTGCGCGCCTGGCTGACAGAGCTCGCGCGCTTCGGCTACCGCGCTGGCCCGGCCGCGGACGACCGCGAGCGCTCGGAGAGCCATGGCCTCCTCGTTCGCGCGGCGCTGTGCTTCGCGCTGGCCGGCAACATCATGCTGTTCGCCCTGGCGGAGTACGCGGGCCTCGAGGAGGGCGTGCTCGCGCGGCAGGTGCACGTGGTCACCTTCGTCGGGGCCTCGCTCAGCGTGCTGATCGGCGGGAGCGTCTTCTTCCGCACGGCGTGGGCCTCGCTGCGCTCGCGCGTGCTGCACTTCGACGTCCCCATCGCGCTGGGCATCGGCCTCGCGTACGCCGGCGCCACGGTGCGCTTCGCGGCCGGCGACGGCCAAACGCCCTACCTCGACACCGTGGCCGTCTTCATCGCGTTCATGGTGCTGGGACGCTACCTGCAGGAGCGCACGCTCGAGCGCTCGCGTCGCCGCCTGCTGGGAGACGACGCACAGCGCTCCCTGCTGACGCGACGTCTGCGGGAAGACACGCGCCTGGAGGAGCTCGTCGCGTGTCGCGAGGTGCAGGCTGGCGACACGCTGGTGCTGCGGCGTGGCGACTTGGTGCCCGTCGACGCTCGCGCGCTCGCACCGGCGCGCTGCTCGCTCGACTGGATCGACGGAGAGAGCGAGCCGCGCACCTTCTCGGAGGGGAGCGTCGTCCCGGGGGGCGCGTTCTACCTGGGGTCGCACGCCGTGCGCGCCGTCGCGACCCAGGGCTTCGCCGACTCGACCGTGCAGCGCTTGCTGCGGCGCGAGCAGGAGGGCGGACCGCGCATCGACGCGTTCTGGACCCGCGTGGCGCGCTACTACGTCGTCGGGGTGCTCGTGGCGGCTGCGCTCGGGCTCGGCCTGACGCTGGCGCGTGGTGAGTCGTGGGCAGAGGCCATCTCCGTCTGCACCGCCGTGCTCGTGGTCACGTGCCCTTGCGCGTTCGGCATCGCCGTCCCCTTGGCGCACGAGCTGGCGCACGCGGAGCTCCGCCGGTCGGGGGTGTTTCTGCGCAAGAGCGGCGTCTTGGACCGCTTGCTGCGGGTGCGCCGGGTGGTGTTCGACAAGACCGGCACGCTCACCACCGGGGCACTCGCCGTGCATGACGAGGGGCGTGGTCGTGACCACGCGCTGACGGCCGGGCTCGATCGGCAGGCAGTGAGCGCCCTGCAGGCTCTGGTCGGCGCGCAGGACCACCCCAAGAGCGTCGCGCTACGGCGTGCGCTCCGGGGCGCGCCATATGACGCGGCGCTGGCCGAGCGCGTGCTGGAGGTGCCCGGAAGCGGCGTCGAGGTCACCCATCACCAGCACGTCTACCGTCTGGGAGCCCCCCGTTGGGCGACCGACGACGACGCGCCCGACAGCGTGGACCTGGTCTTCGCTCGGGATGGGCGACCGCTCCTGATGCTGTCGACGGACGAGGTCGTGAGGCCGCGCTCGCGCGAGCTGCTCGCCGAGCTGCGCGCCCGCGACATCACCCCGTACATCCTCAGCGGTGACCGGCAGGCACGCGTGGACACCGTGGCGAGCGCCCTCGGGCTCGACGACCCCACGACGCCGCCCGGGCTGGCGGTCGGCGACGCGTCCCCCGACGACAAGGCCGAGTTCGTCCGCGCGCTCGGCGGTGAGGGGACGCTGATGGTCGGTGACGGCCTCAACGACGCGCTCGCATTGGACCTCGCCGAGGTGTCCGCCACCCCCGCAAGCGACCGGCCGTTCGTGGCGAGCCGCTGCGACTTCTATCTGACCAGCGCCGGCCTGGGCGGGATCGTCCGCGCCCTCGACGTCGCACAGCACCTGCGGCGCGTCGTGCGCGTCGACCTCGCCATCGCGGTGACCTACAACGTCGGCGCGGTCGCGCTCGCGGCCAGCGGCGCGATGCGCCCGTGGCTCGCCGCGCTGCTGATGCCCGCGAGCTCGCTCTTCACGGTGGCGTTCACGATCCACGCGATGAGCCGCGCACGCCACGCGCGCGCCCACGCCGTGACCGAGAGGAGGCCCGCATGGAGGTGATGACCCTGCTGCTCTTCATCGGCGTCGTGTTCGTCCTGGGCGCAGCCCTCGCGTTCATCGCCAACGCCAACAACGGAACGTTCGATCACACCGAGCGCCTCGCGCTCTTGCCGCTCGATGACCCCCATGACGCGCCACGCGACGCCGTGACGCCCGAACAGGAACTGGATCATGCAAACCCAACGAATTGAGTATGACGACCGCATCGTGCGCGCCTTCTTGTGGGCGTCCGTGATCTTCGGGATCATCGGGATGCTCGTCGGCGTCGTCGTCGCGCTGCAGCTCGCCTGGTGGCCGGCCAACGTCGCGCCTTGGCTGAGCTTCGGGCGGCTGCGCCCCCTCCACACCAACGCCGTGATCTTCGCGTTCGTCGGAAACATGCTGTTTGCGGGCGTGTACTACTCCACGCAGCGCCTGGCCAAGGCGCGCATGGCGTCCGACCGCCTGTCGTGGGTCCACTTCTTCGGCTGGCAGGCCATCATCCTCTCCGCGGTGGCCACCCTGCCCTTCGGCATCACGCAGGCGAAGGAATACGCCGAGCTGGAGTGGCCGATCGACATCGCCATCGCCGTCGTGTGGCTGGTGTTCGCGACGAACTTCTTCTGGACGCTCGCCCGGCGCCGCGAGAAGCACCTCTACGTCGCCATCTGGTTCTACATCGCGACCATCGTCACGGTGACCATCCTGCACGTGGTCAACAGCCTGGCCATCCCGGTGTCAGGGCTGAAGAGCTACTCGGTGTTCGCCGGCGTCCAGGACGCGCTGGTGCAGTGGTGGTACGGGCACAACGCCGTCGCCTTCTTCCTGACCACGCCGATCCTCGGCATCATGTACTACTTCCTGCCGAAGGCGGCGGACCGCCCCGTCTTCAGCTACCGGCTCTCGATCATCCACTTCTGGGGCCTGGTCTTCATCTACATCTGGGCCGGCCCGCACCACCTGCTCTACACGGCGCTCCCCGACTGGGCGCAGACCCTCGGGATGATCTTCAGCCTCATGCTGTGGGCGCCCTCCTGGGGCGGCATGCTCAACGGCCTGATGACGCTGCGTGGCGCGTGGGACAAGCTGCGCGCCGACCCCGTCCTCAAGTTCTTCGCGGCCGGCCTCACCTTCTACGGCATGGCCACGTTCGAGGGCCCGCTGCTCTCCATCAAGAGCGTGAGCGCGCTGGCGCACTACACGGACTGGATCATCGGGCACGTGCACGCCGGCGCCCTCGGGTGGAACGGCTTCATGGCCGCGGGGATGTTCTACTGGCTGGTGCCCCGCCTGTACGGCACGCAGCTCAAGTCGGTGTCGGCCGCCAACTTCCACTTCTGGATCGGCACGTTCGGCATCCTGCTCTACGTCACGTCCATGTGGACTGCGGGGATCACGCAGGGCCTCATGTGGCGCGAGATGGCGGAGGGCGGGGGGTTGGCCTACCGCAACTTCGTCCAGACGCTGGTCGCCCTCCGTCCGATGTACTGGATGCGCCTGATCGGCGGCTCGCTGTACCTGGTCGGCTTCATCGTGATGGCGTGGAACCTCTGGGCCACCGCGCGCAGCGGCAAGGCCGTGAACGGTGAGGCCGAGGTCACGGTCGACGACGCCACGCCCGCAGCTGCCGAGCCCTCCCCCAAGCAGCTCGTGCTCTCTCCGCCCGTCATCGTCAGCGCCATCGTCATCGGGCTGGTCATCGCCGCGGGCTACCTCGAGGTCGTGGCGTCGCTCACCTTCGTCGTGTTGGCGTTCGCCGTCGGCTTCTTCACCATGCTGCTGCTCAGCCTCGCCAAGCAGCCGGGCAAGCCCACGTGGCACTCGCTCATCGAAGGGCGCTCGGGGGTGTTCACCGCGCTCACCATGTTGGCGGCGCTCGTCGGCGGCGTCGCGGAGATCGTGCCGAGCGTCGTCGCGGCACCCGAGGCCCTCGCGACCACCAACAACGTGCCCTACAGCCCGCTCGAGGTGGAGGGACGCGACGTCTACATCCGCGAGGGCTGCTACACGTGCCACTCGCAGATGATCCGCCCCTTCACGTGGGAGACGGCCCGCTACGGCGCGGTCTCCACGCCGGACGACTCCATCTTCGACCACCCGTTCCAGTGGGGCTCGCGTCGCATCGGGCCCGACCTGGCGCGTATCGGCGGCAAGTACTCTCACACCTGGCACTACCGCCACATGATGGACCCGCGCGAGATCTCGGCCGACTCCAACATGCCCCCCTTCGCGCACCTCGCGGGGGAGGCGTTGGACTTCGAAGGCACGGCCGCGAAGATGCGCGCGCTGCGCACGGTGGGCGTGCCCTACGGCGCCGAGCAGATCCAGCGCAGCCAGGCCGCAGCCCACGCGCAAGCACAGGAGATCGCCGACTTCTTGGCCACGGACGCAGGCGTCCGCGTGTGCCCGACCGACGAGCTCGACCCCGAGACCTGCGACCTGGTCGTGGACAGTCGCATGACCGCGGTCATCGCCTACCTGCAACGCGTCGGCCGCGTGCCGGCCGATGGAACGTACGACGTCCCGGCGACCGAGACGGTGGCCTCGAACACAGGAGCACGACCGTGATCAGCTGGCTCGCATCCGACTTCTTCGCCCAGAGCCCCGTGCTCGCTCTCCCCATCGCCGCGCTGCTGCTCTTCATGGCGCTGTTCACGGTGATGGCGGTGCGCGCGCTCCGGCTCCCCATCGCGCAGGTGGAGACCCTCGCGCAGCTCCCCATGGAGCACGACACGCAACCGCTCGACACGAGCGCCGCAGCTATGCAGGAGAACCCCAGCCATGTCTGAAGGCAACCGCCGCGACGAGATCCAAGGCGAGATCATCCACGTCTACGACGGCATCGAAGAGGCCGACAACGAGCTCCCGCTGTGGTGGTTGTTCACCTTCTACGGGGCGATCATCTTCGCGGTCGGCTACTGGTACTACTACGAGGGCTTCGCCGTAGGACCCTCGTCGATGCAAGCGTACGCCGGGGAGTTGGCCGCAGCCGCCGCGGCGGGCGGCGAGGTCACGGACGAGCTGCTGGACGCGATGGCGCAGGACGACGCGGCCATAGCGGCTGGGCGCGAGACCTTCGCGGGTCAGTGCGCGGTCTGCCACCGCGAGGACGCGGGCGGCAACATCGGCCCCAACCTGACCGACCGCTACTGGCTGCACGGCGGTAGCCCGGTCGACATCCACCGCACGATCCAGGATGGCGTCCCGACAGCCTCCATGCCGCCCTGGGGCGCGGTGCTGGGGCCCGTCGCCGTTCAGCAGGTCACCGCCTACGTGATCAGCCTGCGCAACACCGACGTGGACGGCAAGGCTCCTCAGGGGGAGCTGTGGTCTCCTGGCGCCGCCGCGGCCCCTGAAGAGGGTGCCGAAGGGGCCGAGGCCGCCAGCGGAGCCGAGGCCGCCGGCGGAGCCGAAGGAACACCCGAGGCCGCCTCTGCCGAAGCCGACGAAGCGGCCCCCGCCAACGGAGAGTCGGCGCACGACGCGGATGACGCCGTCGCTGGCGATGTCGGCGCTGCCGCAGCAGCCCCCGCGCCTGCTGAAGCGGACCCAGTCCACGAGCCCGCGCCGCGCCCCGAGGAGTAGTCATGTCCAAGCGCCCGTTGCCAGTCATCGACGAGCCCGCGAGCTCCCTCCACGTGGATGGACGCCGCAACTACGTGCATCCGGCAGACGTGCACGGGCGCTTCCTCACGCGGCGACGCATCGTGTTCGCGGTGCTGATCGCGGTCTACGTCGCGCTGCCGTTCGTTCATGTCGGCGGGCGGCCAGCCGTCTTTCTCGACGTCGCGCACCGTCGCTTTTTCCTGTTCGGCCTCAGCTTGAACGCGCAGGACTTCTGGCTGGCCTTCTTCGTGTTGAGCGGCATCGGCTTCGCGTTGTTCGTCGTGACGACCCTCTACGGTCGCATCTGGTGCGGGTATGCCTGCCCGCACTCGGTGTTCCTGGAGGGGGTGTTCCGCCCCATCGAGCGCCTGATCGAGGGGCCGCGCAACATCCGCATGCGCCGCAACCAAGGCCCGATGAGCTGGGACAAGCTGTGGCGCAAGACGCTCAAGCACGCGCTGTTCGTGCTCACCGCGTTCTTGATGAGCCACTTCGTGCTCAGCTACTTCACGTCCCTTCCTGCCCTGCTCGACATGATGCGCAGCGGCCCGAGCGAGCACACGGAGGCGTTCGTGTGGATGCTCGCGATGAGCGGCGTCATCTACTTCAACTTCGCCTGGTTCCGAGAGCAGCTGTGCCTCGTGGTGTGCCCCTACGGCCGTCTGCAGTCGGCGCTGATCGACAGCGACACGCTGGTGATCGGCTACGACACCGCCCGAGGCGAGCCGCGCGGCAAGGTGGGCACCAGCGGCGCAGGGGACTGCGTGGATTGTCGTCGCTGCGTGGTGGTGTGCCCGACGGGCATCGACATCCGCAACGGTCTCCAGATGGAGTGCGTGGGCTGCGCGCAGTGCATCGACGCGTGCGACGACGTGATGCGCAAGCTGAGCCGCCCGGTCGGGCTCGTGCGCTACGACTCGCTCAATGGCCTCGACGGCAAGGCGCGCCGAGTGCTTCGACCGCGCGTGTATTTCTATGCCGTGCTGGGCGTGATGGGCCTCGTCGCTGCGACGCTGGCTCTG contains:
- a CDS encoding SPFH domain-containing protein; translation: MNFVKDGIQEMLIQRPDDKKNLIVYKHPENTIPTGAQLTVDADEAAVFFRDGGLVGALRTAGVGQRHTLTSQNIPILGRLVDSVTGGNIFVTDLYFVTMRPIYGQRFGGALGYIEDPMLGEMVSPRIFGEYAFRIFDPERFIVNYVGLQQTGTNEEVARWLTGKFMNSVTTVLGEVMEAEQKSILQLMRLQQQLAQTFLQRCPDLNDIGVQITDVGEFRVNLDEEEEAQLKAAQAEIGSAKRAARAAQIGISTAQAQAAQKQFELDQQFQQDARYVQGLAGGNFGAYAAGKAMMGAGEGMAKGGGEGGGGGGMMAGAGLGAGFGMANMMMGSMQPGQQMPQQQPPPAAAAAPAAAGGTVQCPGCSANVPPGKFCAECGTNLSPAPRFCPSCGTQGAAGAKFCANCGTGFPA
- a CDS encoding protein kinase: MCPACASRFSQEVRFCPTDGQPTQPLPEEPTTATDPLLGTVVDGRYRVDRVLGEGGMGVVYAAMHVTLGKRVALKVLRGEMARDDEVVQRFVQEAQASSSIGHANIIDITDFGRLPDGTSYFVMEYLEGQSLTQLIEQGGSMNGDEALGIIEQVASALSAAHGRGIVHRDLKPDNIFLIRRGQQNHFVKVLDFGIAKVGGANSKLTKTGMVFGTPHYMSPEQAAGQTIDARTDIYALGIIMYEMFTGTLPFDGDTFMGILSKHMFEAPVPPRERVAAAQLPAEPIILRCLAKRPEERYPSMDALIGDLRAVDSIAPVSIGRSASQAPPPRNVAGKLATPSLRRPTSGSHGGGRGKWVVLGVVMVLLLLGGIGGAAMALMQPRGADPQTANADVPRVVSEVTPLPAQGGASGSPAAQPAAPELPAAGTVPGPPSDEVVIEAPRALIRITTDPPGAMVEHDGALIGNTPLELPRPTDDASTALNVTLDGYEPARVAISAHSPESIEVRLQEESRSRRGHSRPDGTRVASDTPPSVPPPAANTPQPPPTMAQPRVTDVVDPWAH
- a CDS encoding CAP domain-containing protein → MVHPPVSLVARAALIMWLLSAVAGCGGGGGSSGPTTGRAARYVVVEGPGATEYGTTAEEQPPLDDDAGQLAQTTIEVGAAQGAPLTLDGRLSELAARVGREVVEQGAAPSAEVVQFFARHLGIAEPVPSVSHAAYADLEGARLGLQEQLPALLIPGRFTHLGVATVPHGDERIAVVVLTRRGVDLTPVQRVRSAGPLVLSGNLLGDLRNPEVVVVHPDGHTQRSPAGSGPRFQVRLLLAESGTYAVELLARGSAGITVVANFQLYVDEPAPTRLAVSAADTPGVSTADDVREALIARIAEERRRAGAPELTLHPGLSEVAEAHCRDMVAADFVGHDSPTTGTPAMRLTAAGFASGLMLENVARGYSADELHRGLMDSPGHRANILEPRVTHLGIAVVAVPDGDRTAFLATQVFTQMTARIDTAAAPAALLAAINEGRRARRTGPVASDELLAQAAQEAAEAYFADPSLSEQDVTDRASAALRRYAIAYRRVGALMTVVTRIEDAGRLEPTFDPDVTTLGIGVAQGDRPGQAPNSIAVVMVLGWPR
- a CDS encoding sulfite exporter TauE/SafE family protein yields the protein MLASITAGLVAGVSSVPHCMGMCGPLVAGVCSGPRDGAAYQVGRTVSYSVLGAVAGGVLQLGTLPLSRTMASTLTSVVLAAGLLWAAFSLVRSGARARTTSKTHEGAQRPRDVELVPLRASRSAPARTASATGRWAKAVRPWLGSPLLVGALSALLPCGALLTLALLAAGAGSAWGGALTGAAFATATGAGLATSVWASALLRQSRAGARVVAAVLVLGAAIVSVRAFPQLLGGANEGAACHSDTGAVRAAPVARRP